Proteins from a genomic interval of Paenibacillus sp. RC334:
- a CDS encoding Nif3-like dinuclear metal center hexameric protein: protein MFAKGQTVISYMEQLAPKYLAVPDDRIGLQLGSLQKEIKNILVALDVNDEVVEEAIRVKADLIIAHHAIIFRPLKALNTDQPAGRLYEKLIKNDIAVYISHTNLDTAEDGMNDWMAEALGIESEGTLEDVHTEQLFKLVVFVPKTHHQQVLDAVLGAGAGHIGNYSHCSFNIDGYGTFVPGEGTQPFLGEPGKMERSEEVRIETVVPQGVRNKVVQAMLKAHPYEEVAYDLYHIDLQGRTFGLGRVGKLKEARTLREFVNDVKEGFNVEHVRVVGDLGRTIKKAAVLGGSGSRYVNKSIFKGADVLVTGDIDYHTAQDALMAGIAIIDPGHNAEKIMKPKTAEWMRKRLEEGRYSTEVHVSEVNTEPFQFL from the coding sequence ATGTTTGCCAAAGGACAAACGGTAATTAGCTATATGGAACAGCTGGCTCCAAAATATTTGGCAGTTCCGGACGACAGAATCGGGCTTCAGCTTGGCAGCCTGCAAAAGGAAATCAAAAACATACTGGTAGCTCTGGATGTCAATGATGAGGTTGTTGAAGAGGCGATCCGAGTAAAGGCCGACCTCATTATCGCCCATCATGCTATCATATTCCGTCCACTCAAAGCATTGAATACGGATCAGCCTGCAGGCAGATTGTATGAAAAGCTGATTAAGAACGATATAGCGGTTTACATCAGTCACACGAATCTGGATACGGCAGAGGATGGTATGAACGACTGGATGGCGGAAGCATTGGGCATTGAAAGTGAAGGTACGCTGGAGGATGTCCACACGGAGCAATTGTTCAAGCTCGTCGTTTTCGTACCGAAAACACATCATCAACAGGTGTTGGACGCTGTGCTGGGTGCGGGAGCCGGACATATCGGCAATTACAGCCATTGCAGCTTTAACATTGATGGCTATGGAACTTTCGTGCCGGGTGAAGGCACACAGCCGTTTTTGGGTGAGCCAGGTAAAATGGAACGCAGCGAAGAGGTACGCATAGAGACGGTTGTACCACAGGGTGTGCGCAACAAAGTTGTCCAGGCGATGCTCAAAGCTCATCCTTATGAAGAGGTGGCCTATGACCTGTACCATATAGATTTGCAGGGCCGCACATTTGGCCTGGGACGGGTGGGTAAGCTCAAGGAAGCCCGCACGTTACGCGAGTTTGTCAATGATGTGAAAGAAGGCTTCAACGTCGAGCATGTACGTGTAGTGGGCGACTTGGGCCGTACAATTAAAAAAGCAGCCGTGCTCGGAGGCTCTGGCAGCCGCTATGTAAACAAGTCGATTTTCAAAGGAGCTGACGTCTTAGTTACGGGTGATATCGACTATCACACGGCTCAGGATGCCCTTATGGCTGGCATTGCCATCATTGACCCTGGTCATAACGCAGAGAAGATTATGAAGCCTAAAACCGCAGAATGGATGCGCAAACGGTTGGAAGAAGGCCGATACTCTACGGAAGTACATGTATCTGAGGTGAATACAGAGCCTTTTCAATTTTTGTAA
- a CDS encoding tRNA (adenine(22)-N(1))-methyltransferase TrmK → MKLSQRLQYIMEQIPAGSRLADIGSDHGLLPVAAMRSGRVTQAVAGEVNDGPLRAAQKQVAEAGLTDRITVRKGDGLAVITADEVDVITIAGMGGALIASILEQGKDKLDSVKSLILQPNVGEDILRRWLIEHQWVLTGEHIMEEDGKIYEVLTAVPVSDSPVKQEKLYRPLALTGSSLVLTQNWLEQLGPLLVREPNEVFFRKWKLEIHKLQNVLAQLARSEQESAQQKQEQLRKQIEQLEEVLACLPKDKR, encoded by the coding sequence ATGAAGCTTTCTCAACGATTACAATATATTATGGAACAAATTCCTGCCGGGAGCAGATTAGCGGATATTGGCTCTGACCATGGGCTTTTGCCTGTGGCTGCGATGCGCAGTGGTCGGGTAACGCAAGCTGTGGCGGGCGAAGTCAATGATGGGCCGTTGCGAGCGGCTCAAAAGCAGGTCGCCGAAGCAGGTCTTACTGACCGCATAACCGTTAGAAAAGGCGACGGCTTGGCCGTAATTACAGCCGATGAGGTTGATGTTATTACGATAGCAGGCATGGGCGGTGCCTTAATCGCTTCCATTTTGGAGCAGGGGAAAGACAAGTTGGATTCAGTGAAGAGTCTTATTTTACAGCCAAACGTAGGCGAGGATATTTTGCGCCGATGGCTGATCGAGCATCAATGGGTATTGACAGGCGAGCATATTATGGAAGAAGACGGAAAGATATATGAAGTTTTGACGGCTGTACCCGTGTCGGATAGTCCTGTGAAGCAGGAAAAGCTATACCGACCGTTAGCCCTTACCGGTAGCTCGCTAGTATTGACGCAGAATTGGCTGGAACAGCTTGGACCGTTGCTGGTCAGAGAGCCCAACGAAGTCTTTTTCCGTAAATGGAAGCTGGAAATTCATAAGCTCCAAAATGTGCTTGCGCAGTTGGCGCGATCAGAGCAGGAATCGGCGCAGCAAAAGCAGGAACAATTACGCAAGCAAATTGAACAGCTAGAGGAGGTACTTGCATGTTTGCCAAAGGACAAACGGTAA
- the rpoD gene encoding RNA polymerase sigma factor RpoD: protein MANDQHTELETELTLDQVKDQLIELGKKSSSLNYKDIMEKLSSFDQDPEQMDEFYEQLGDLGIEVVNDNDEEVTRLRQNDDPENNDGDDFNYDDDLSLPPGIKINDPVRMYLKEIGRVPLLSADDEVELAKRINNGDEEAKRRLAEANLRLVVSIAKRYVGRGMLFLDLIQEGNMGLIKAVEKFDYEKGFKFSTYATWWIRQAITRAIADQARTIRIPVHMVETINKLIRVSRQLLQELGREPTPEEVAAEMELSVEKVREIMKIAQEPVSLETPIGEEDDSHLGDFIEDQEALAPADAAAYELLKEQLEDVLDTLTEREENVLRLRFGLDDGRTRTLEEVGKVFGVTRERIRQIEAKALRKLRHPSRSKRLKDFLE, encoded by the coding sequence ATGGCGAATGATCAGCATACTGAACTGGAGACGGAACTGACACTGGATCAGGTTAAGGATCAATTGATTGAGTTGGGTAAAAAAAGTTCCTCTCTGAACTACAAAGATATCATGGAAAAACTATCGTCGTTTGATCAGGACCCCGAGCAAATGGATGAGTTTTATGAGCAGCTGGGTGACTTGGGGATTGAGGTTGTAAACGATAACGACGAAGAAGTTACCAGATTGCGTCAAAACGACGACCCGGAAAACAACGACGGGGATGACTTTAACTACGATGACGATCTGAGCCTGCCTCCCGGTATTAAAATCAATGATCCGGTCCGGATGTACTTGAAGGAAATCGGCCGTGTACCGCTTCTTTCTGCTGATGATGAGGTGGAGCTGGCGAAACGGATCAACAATGGTGATGAAGAAGCCAAACGTCGACTCGCAGAAGCGAATTTGCGTCTGGTTGTAAGTATTGCCAAGCGTTATGTTGGCCGTGGAATGCTTTTCCTGGATCTGATTCAGGAAGGTAACATGGGTCTGATTAAGGCAGTAGAAAAATTTGATTACGAAAAAGGATTTAAATTCAGTACGTATGCAACCTGGTGGATTCGTCAGGCCATTACGCGCGCTATAGCTGATCAGGCAAGAACAATCCGTATTCCTGTGCACATGGTGGAAACGATCAACAAGTTGATTCGGGTATCTCGTCAATTGTTGCAAGAGCTGGGGCGTGAACCTACGCCGGAAGAAGTGGCTGCGGAGATGGAGCTAAGCGTGGAGAAAGTACGGGAAATTATGAAAATTGCCCAAGAACCGGTTTCATTGGAAACGCCAATTGGTGAAGAAGATGATTCACATTTGGGGGATTTCATTGAGGACCAGGAAGCGCTGGCGCCTGCGGATGCGGCTGCCTATGAACTTCTGAAGGAACAGCTTGAGGATGTGCTGGATACGTTGACCGAACGGGAAGAGAACGTATTGCGTCTCCGTTTTGGTTTGGACGACGGTAGAACCAGGACCCTTGAGGAAGTGGGTAAAGTATTCGGTGTAACACGCGAACGTATTCGTCAGATTGAGGCTAAAGCGCTGCGTAAGCTGCGCCATCCAAGCCGCAGTAAGCGACTGAAGGATTTCCTCGAATAG